TAAAAATGATACTGATGATGAAAAATTTAAAGAGTATAAAAATAAAATAAATAAATTGAAAGAAAGATTAAAATACGTAAGCAATGCAGAGCTTAAAGAAAAAATAACAAAGTTGCAAGGATTATTTCAAGATAAATTAGCAGCTAAATTGGCAGCTTTAAAATTAGCTAAACAAACAATTGAAGGGCTTTTAGATGAGGATAATGCAAAACAAACGATATGGAAAGAAGCAAAATTGGTTGGAGTAACTATAAAATTCAGAGGAAGCAATGCTTCTGGAAAAGGAGAACAAATGTCTAAAGAAGCTGTAGAACAGATAGATAAAATAATAAAGTTCCTAGAAGAGAGTACTAATTAATTAGTAAATATCCATATTGAAAATGTTAAAATCTAGGTATTAAATTTACTTTAATCTAATATCTAGATTTTTTTCTGTTGTAAAAGTCAATTTAATTAATATAAAGAATAAGTTCTTGTAAGAGCTTATTCTTTATATACAAAAATATTTAAAGCTAACTGAAATAGTGTATAACATGGCTGTAAAGGGAAATTATTATGAAACCAGCGCTATCAAATACTGCAAGTGTAAGTGAAGAACAAATATATAAAGAATTTCTTAAATTAGGAATGAAATAACTAATAGTACAAGATTTATCTAAAAGATATTATCACAATGAACTTACCTATAGAGATTTAGAAAATTTAGAAAAACAATTTGGGATAAATTTTGATAATCTTGTTTCTAAGATTGATTCTGTTAAAAATGAACTTACTACTAAGATAGATAATGTAGAGAAGAGTTTAAATACTAAAATAGATAGTTTAGAACAAAATCTTGACAAAAAGATATCTAATTTAGCACAAGAGCTTAAAAAAGATATGCAAATTAATAATCAATTATTATCAGAAAAACTAAAGGTGAGCAACAGAATAATAACTATTGCGGCAATAGTAGTAGTACTTATTGCTATATCTATTATAACAACTGTTGTTATATTACTAATTACTAGATTTTTCAAATAGAAATTACAAAAAATCCTAGACACATAATTTATCATTTTTAAATACCCCTTAGAAACATCAATATTTCTAAAAATGGGATCTATAATTACAAGAATAAACTTTTTTGTTTACTCAATGTATTGTACTTAAGAGAAAAAAGGGGATAAAAATGAAAATTATAAATATATTATTTTGTTTATTTTTTATTATGCTAAATGGCTGTAATTCTAATGATAATGATACTTTAAAAAACAATGTTAAACAATCAAAAAGTAGGGTAAAGCGTGATATAAGCGAAGAAGAAAAACCTAAATCCAAAGAAGAACTTCTTAAAGAAAAGCTAACTGAAGACCAAAAAACACACCTTGACTGGTTAAAAACCGCTCTAACTGATGACGAAAAATTTGATAAATTTTTAGAATATGATGAAGATAAAATAAAATCAGCACTTGATAACATAAAAACTCAACTTGATAAATGTAATGGAAATGAAGACGGAAAAAAATACCTTTAAAGCTGTGATTCAGGGAACACTTGACGGCGGTATAGATAATGTAAATCAAGCAATTTGCAACAATGCTTTTTAGTAAAGCCCCCCAAAATAAGGGGGGCTTTACTAAACATACTGCTATGCTGCAAAAATATAATCAAATTGTCTATCTTCTTTTAACGCCCCAAATAATATTAACGGGCTAGCGCCATAAATAGGCTGCTTAACGACATAAACTTTTCAAAATCTTTTAAATCATTTAATTTATTGCTTTTCTTGAAATAGTCTTTTATAAGCTCCGACCAATATTTTATACTCTTAAACTCAATATTCTGCTCAAAATGCTTTATTAAATCGGCTTCAATTTTCTTGATATCATCAACATTATTAGGGTCTACATCCTGAATAAAGCTTATTTTTTGAATAATTGAGTTTATATTATCTTTTGTTGTAGAGCTATTTATCCAATTTTTTATATTAGATAGGGCGTTTTTAAAAATACTGTAGTAATAAAATCTATCTTTTCTTTGCTGCTTATTATTGTCTTTTCTTTGTTCTTGTTTAATCTCTTTTTTCTGATGTTGATTAACACTAACTTGCTTTCTAGGAACAGAATTTCCGTTTTCATAATTATTATAAATAGGCTCTGCATTAGTATCCACTTCACTTTCTATCATGAGAAATGAAACCAATGCGTACCTTTTGACATAAGTAATAGCTGAACTAAGCAGCTAATACACTGTATTTGTAACTTTAAACCCATTTTCATTATTGTATTGTGAATTTTCTGTAAGAATTGGTGTATCAAATGATTTTCTATATCCAGTACTTTTACTAAAAAATGTGGTCCTAATAATGTGCTCCTTTTGACCATCTACAATTTTAGAAGTTGGATATTGCCATAAACAAAGATCCAAATTATGCTTTTTAATAACGTTTTTAATTTCTCTAACTATTTCATTGAAATTCTGATACTTATACTTATGTCCCTGAAGACTTTTGTCAATACATGGTAAATTCATAATTAGAGTGTCCATATCATTTAAGAATTTAATTTCTGCTTAAATATTATTTGTGTTTGACATAATCGTCAACCTCCTGAGATTAGATTTATAAATAATTATATGGCAAAAACTATTTTTGTCAACTTTTTAACAAAAATTTTTGCAAAAAAAGTGGGCCTTAACCAAACTCTCTTTATAAAGAATTTCGCTAAGATCCCACTGTATTTTTATTCTTTGCAAATTATCTAATTCAGGTAGGTGCAAATGTCAATACTTACACAACTACGCTATTTGTAGTGTAGCCCAATTTAGAATTAAAATCAATTTATCTTTACCAAATTACAAAAAGTGTATTAATATTAATGATATTAATAATTAGAGTTAGATATTTTTTAGGAAAATATTTACTTTTAAATCAAAATTATGCATTATAATAGTAATTATTATAAATCTAATCTCAGGAGGTTGACGATTATGTCAATATCAACCAATAAAAAAAGTCCAAATTGCAAAAACAAACACCAACACAAATTAATTGTTCTTATCTCAACACTAAAGTACATAAACAGTAAATATCAAAAATATACTCAAAGCAACATACTCTATTACTTCAATAAAAATCTAAAAAGAAATGGTCAAAATCCCATTAAGTTAAAGACACTGCAAAAATATCTTTACAAATTAGAAAAAGAATTAAAAGTCACATCTAACTACCACAAACACTTGGGAGTAAATTGTGGTACTGAAATTTACTATAAACTTAATTTTTCTAAAAAAGAGTGTTACCAAAAGATAAACCAATACTTTAAAGAAAAAAAACACTCAAGATTTAAAAAAAGGGTTGACAACCACTATTTAGGCAAATTCCCTTTAAGGGGGAGTGTAAATTTGGAGGAGTGTTTAAGTAATAAAAATAATAATATAGAAGAAGAAAGAAATAAACAGATAGAAAAGTTTCAAATAATAAACTATTATAATAAATGCAAATTTTTATCTAAAAAATCTCTCTCACTTTTGAATTTAAATTTAAATCAAGACACTATGATTGAAATATTCAAAACAATAAAAAAAATTGAAATCAGCCTAATAAAGAATAAAAACAATGATTTAAATCAACCGTTGTTTGAAAATAAGCAAAATAAATTGAAAGAAATACTTATAAATATTCAAAAAGAATTAGAAAAAAAAGGATATAATTATGAACAATTGAAAAAAAATTTTCAAAAAATATATGAAAATTACAAATTAAAACCCCATTTTATAATTGAAAATCAAAAATATAGAGACTTACACAACATAAAACGTAAGTTAGAAAAAATAATTGAAATAAAAAAAGAAAATTCAAAAAAAAATTACGAACATATAAAGATAAACATTTTTAATATTCTTATTGAGCGGCTAAAAAATACTACAGAAATTGAAGTTTTAAAACCAATTCTAAAAGACTATTTAAATGTCAAAAAGAAATTAGAATATAATAAAGTATTCGATAAATATTATTATGAATTATTAGAAATAATAGAAAATGAAAAAACTTCTTTAAAGTTAAAAGAATTTAGCAAAAAGGTTGTGTAAGGATTAAACATGGAAACCGCAGATGAACCTACAAAAAAAGTTGAATGCCAAAATAAAGATAGATTTATAAAAATTGAAAAAGAGAATGGCAAAGCAATGTACCATACAAAAATAATGATGGATTTATACAAATTTGGAGTTTATGAGAAAAAACATAAGTTTCGAATGTCATTAAGGGCCTTACATAATGGAGAAAGAATTGTTCAAGAAACCCACTTGTACTCTATAAAAGAAGAGGACAAGTTTATTGGAATTTTTTATGGATTTAGAAAACCAATTAAAAAAGCTTTTGTAAAGTATGAAGCAAAAGGAATTAGAAAATCTTATGGATTTGCAATGACATATTATATGGAAGTTAGATTTAAAGCAGGTAGTGTTTTTTTCTATTTCAAGGGATTATATCGCTTTCTAGACAAAAAGAGAATGAATAACCACTACAATAAAATATTATTTAGTATGTTTACAGATTTAGAAAAACAAGTATATGAATTTTATGGGAAAAAATATCCCGAACAAGGACCACTTACAAAATGGATAATAAAAAACTTAAAATAATAACAATTGCGTCAATTAAGGGTGGTGTTGGTAAAAGCACAAGTGCAATTATATTTGCAACTCTTTTGGCCAATGACTGTGAAGTTCTCTTAATTGATATGGATACACAAGCATCAGTTACTAGTTATTTCTATAAAAAAATAATGGAAAGTAAATTTGATTTACTTGAAAAAAATATATATGAGGTTTTAAAAGGAAATATATTAATTGACAACTCAATTGTAAATATTAATAACAATTTAGGCTTAATACCTAGTTATCTAAGTTTACACAAATTTAATAAAGAGGCTATAACATTTAAGGAAA
This sequence is a window from Borreliella valaisiana VS116. Protein-coding genes within it:
- a CDS encoding DUF226 domain-containing protein yields the protein METADEPTKKVECQNKDRFIKIEKENGKAMYHTKIMMDLYKFGVYEKKHKFRMSLRALHNGERIVQETHLYSIKEEDKFIGIFYGFRKPIKKAFVKYEAKGIRKSYGFAMTYYMEVRFKAGSVFFYFKGLYRFLDKKRMNNHYNKILFSMFTDLEKQVYEFYGKKYPEQGPLTKWIIKNLK
- the revA gene encoding fibronectin-binding protein RevA, translated to MSNFKNDTDDEKFKEYKNKINKLKERLKYVSNAELKEKITKLQGLFQDKLAAKLAALKLAKQTIEGLLDEDNAKQTIWKEAKLVGVTIKFRGSNASGKGEQMSKEAVEQIDKIIKFLEESTN
- the bdr gene encoding Bdr family repetitive protein, which gives rise to MVQDLSKRYYHNELTYRDLENLEKQFGINFDNLVSKIDSVKNELTTKIDNVEKSLNTKIDSLEQNLDKKISNLAQELKKDMQINNQLLSEKLKVSNRIITIAAIVVVLIAISIITTVVILLITRFFK
- a CDS encoding plasmid maintenance protein, which translates into the protein MSISTNKKSPNCKNKHQHKLIVLISTLKYINSKYQKYTQSNILYYFNKNLKRNGQNPIKLKTLQKYLYKLEKELKVTSNYHKHLGVNCGTEIYYKLNFSKKECYQKINQYFKEKKHSRFKKRVDNHYLGKFPLRGSVNLEECLSNKNNNIEEERNKQIEKFQIINYYNKCKFLSKKSLSLLNLNLNQDTMIEIFKTIKKIEISLIKNKNNDLNQPLFENKQNKLKEILINIQKELEKKGYNYEQLKKNFQKIYENYKLKPHFIIENQKYRDLHNIKRKLEKIIEIKKENSKKNYEHIKINIFNILIERLKNTTEIEVLKPILKDYLNVKKKLEYNKVFDKYYYELLEIIENEKTSLKLKEFSKKVV